In the Sarcophilus harrisii chromosome 3, mSarHar1.11, whole genome shotgun sequence genome, one interval contains:
- the AKAP17A gene encoding A-kinase anchor protein 17A, whose protein sequence is MAAATIVHDTSEAVELCSLYGLYLKPITKMTISVALPQLKQPGKSISNWEVMERLKGMVQSHQFSTLRISKSTMDFIRFEGEVENKSLVKSFLACLDGKTIKLSGFSDILKVRAAEFKIDFPTRHDWDSFFRDAKDMNETLPGERPDTIHLEGLPCKWFALKESGSEKPNEEVLVKVFETFGEIRNVDIPMLDPYREEMTGRNFHTFSFGGHLNFEAYVQYKEYVGFIKAMNALRGMKLMYKGEDGKAVACNIKVSFDSTKHLSDASIKKRQLERQKLQELEQQREEQKRKEKEAEERQKEEERKQKELEELERERKREEKLRKREQKQKDREVRRNQKKLEKIQAEEQKKLQEKIKLEERKLLLAQRNLQSIRLIAELLSRAKAVKLLEHEQKEEKIRLQQLEERRRLQEAELRRVEEEKERALGLQRKEKELRERLLNILLSKKIDETQQNKEEVVASHSALLQPVIDIIQSVSSSCVTSTSLHSLMGQPTQICQRETLSNQEINFNSKNVNGNLSEEAQCKESKKLNCITSESCSEKKCSSVLSCIPANNQQQKSTSNCDQNISKKDSSFEQDKCNREPSKGKSRSSRDRSTEERHKRDRSKHRRDTSKEDERQRKERRLHRRHSYKDYSPHRRSVSPDRSRYRRSYSRDRYSRRDRSRDRRSVGRKRSRRGRSRSLSKHRSTWSR, encoded by the exons ATGGCGGCTGCTACAATAGTTCATGATACATCTGAAGCAGTTGAACTTTGTAGTTTATATGGATTATACCTCAAGCCAATTACGAAAATGACAATTAGTGTGGCACTTCCACAATTGAAGCAACCTGGAAAATCCATTTCTAATTGGGAAGTGATGGAAAGATTGAAAGGAATGGTACAGAGTCATCAATTTTCTACTCTTCGAATTTCTAAAAGCACTATGGATTTCATCCGTTTTGAAGGAGaagttgaaaataaaagtttggttAAGTCTTTTCTTGCATGTCTTGATGGCAAAACAATAAAGCTTAGTggtttttcagatattttaaaagttcggGCTGCTGAGTTTAAAATAGATTTCCCAACTCGGCATGACTGGGACTCCTTTTTCCGTGATGCAAAAGATATGAATGAGACTCTGCCAGGAGAGAGACCAGACACAATTCATTTGGAAGGACTACCTTGTAAATGGTTTGCATTGAAAGAATCTGGTTCAGAAAAACCAAATGAAGAAGTTCTCGTTAAGGTATTTGAGACATTTGGAGAAATACGGAATGTGGACATCCCAATGTTGGACCCTTATAGAGAAGAAATGACTGGCAGAAATTTTCATACTTTTAGTTTTGGTGGACATTTGAACTTTGAAGCTTATGTTCAGTATAAAGAGTATGTTGGCTTTATTAAAGCTATGAATGCCTTGCGTGGTATGAAACTAATGTATAAAGGTGAAGATGGCAAAGCAGTAGCCTGCAATATAAAG gtttCTTTTGATTCAACTAAACACCTTAGTGATGCCTCAATTAAAAAACGGCAGCTTGAAAGGCAGAAACTTCAAGAACTTGAACAGCAAAGAGAAGAGCAGAAACgtaaagaaaaagaagctgaggaaagacaaaaagaagaggaaag aaaacagaaagaattagaggagttggaaagagaaagaaaacgaGAAGAGAAACTCCGTaagagagaacaaaaacaaaaagaccgTGAAGTCCGTCGAAATCAGAAAAAACTAGAGAAGATACAAGCAGAAGAGCAGAAAAAATTACaagagaagataaaattagaGGAGAGGAAATTATTGTTGGCTCAAAGAAATCTTCAGTCAATAAGATTAATTGCAGAACTGCTAAGCAGAGCAAAG gCAGTAAAATTACTAGAGCatgaacagaaagaagaaaaaatccgCCTTCAACAACTTGAGGAAAGAAGACGACTTCAGGAGGCTGAACTCAGACgggtagaagaggaaaaagagcgAGCTCTGGGGcttcagaggaaagagaaagaattaagggAGAGGCTATTAAACATTTTGTTGAGCAAGAAAATAGATGAGACACAGCAAAACAAAGAAGAAGTAGTGGCATCTCATTCTGCCCTATTACAACCTGTTATAGATATTATACAATCGGTGTCTTCAAGCTGTGTTACTTCTACCTCCTTGCATTCCCTCATGGGTCAACCAACTCAGATCTGTCAAAGAGAAACACTGTCCAATCAGGAGATTAATTTTAATTCCAAAAATGTGAATGGAAATTTAAGTGAAGAAGCTCAGTGTAAAGAAAGTAAGAAACTTAACTGTATTACAAGTGAAAgctgttcagaaaaaaaatgttccagtGTGCTCTCTTGTATTCCTGCCAATAATCAACAACAAAAGAGTACATCTAATTGTGACCAGAACATATCCAAAAAAGATTCTTCTTTTGAACAAGACAAATGTAATAGAGAACCAAGTAAGGGAAAGAGCCGATCCAGTAGAGACAGAAGTACTGAAGAAAGACATAAAAGGGATAGGAGCAAGCATAGAAGGGACACGAGTAAAGAGgatgaaagacaaagaaaagaaagacgaCTTCATAGAAGACACTCTTACAAAGATTATAGTCCTCACAGAAGAAGTGTAAGCCCTGATAGATCTAGGTACCGAAGGT